tttagtgcATTGTCGAACTGGTCGACAAACTCTTTCAGATTTGTTTTTGAATGGACATAACCATCAAAGAAAGCATTCATACTCTCGCTACGCTGAGTGGTACTCATTCCCGCCCAAAAGTGCTCTTTTAGAAAAACCGGTACCCAATGCGCACGCTCCAAATATAAACTTTTCAACCACACATTCTCATGTAAGTCGTATGTATTAATAAACACGGCCCAACATTTTTCAAACTCCTTAATAGTTTGTGTGTCGTATACACATTTCATCAACTCAGTTTTCAACCCGCTTTTATATGCAGCATATGCCCCAAGCTTCTCAGGTGCCTTCTTCAGTATATGCCATAGGCAAAATCTATGTCGCGTTTCCGGGAAAACAAtagcaattgcatttttcattgctctGTCTTGATCAGTAATTATCGCCTTTGGAGCTACTCCGTCCATACATTGCAACCAGGTTTGGAATAGCCATGTAAAGGTCTCCGTGTCCTCATTGGAAATCAACCCAGCCCCCAAAAGAATCGACTGCccgtggtggtttacaccaacaaatggtgcaaagggcatcccatacctattagtcaggtatgtggtgtcgaatgtcacgacatcaccaaaatactTATAGGCTGCCCGACTACGTGGATCTgcccaaaaaacattttttaacctCCCGTCATCGTCTAAATCCATCAATGCAAAAAATCCGTTATTCTTGTACTGCAtccttaaaaaataatcacgaagtgctccagcaccacctgcaccaagtcgtagatgacGGGCTTTGTCGATGTAATTGCGACAATCCTTTTCCAGAAATGGCAGGTTCTCAAAGCCACCTGCACCAACTACAAGAGATCCGTAACTCTTGTTCAATCGGATACCCGCTAAGTCATTGGTGTCAAGGACTCTTTTAACTGTCTCACTCACTTCTCTGTTACATCGGTAGAAGCGAGATTTCTGTGGGCTGGTAACATGATTATGTGAATTATTGACTGTTGTCAACTGCATCTTTCCATCGACTCTCAAGGCATTTATCCTTGCCTTGCAATCTGTCTTTCCCGTCGGACGTGGGTTGGCAACATTGGATGTCTTAACCCGTGCCTTCCCTCCCCGTGCACAACCAAGAGTAACATATCTGACACTTTGATCCTCTGAcctctcactcctttgtgtcatcacCCCAAAACCGCATTGCTTAGCGTACTACTTATAATACCTAAACAAATCTTCAAACGAATTGAACTCCATGCCCGACTTTGGCTCCTCAATCATATCATCACCTTTCGACGATGGCACTACGTGTGATGTACCTGGAGTGCAATCGTCGATTTCCCGTTCACCTGGACTGCCATCTTCAGTTTCCCGTTCTTCTGGTCTATCCAATGCATGTTCTTCAAACTCTCCCATGCCCTGTAAAAGTTGTTCACTTTTATCTCCAAATGTTGAAAAAACACTTGGTAATGgcatactaaattaaaaaaaccaaaattgaccataacaaaataataaatacctGGTATCATTTTATGGCActaccaaataaaaaattttttttttatctaagcTTCACCACAGTAGAAACTCCTTAAAATATTACCAGAGATTGATGTATTCAGCCCACTTTTCAGGTAATCAAATCTACATATTGAAACTAATAGTTTATAATTTAGGTAGTGGAAGTAAACGATGAGGAATTAGTAACTTTCCTATGAAATAAGCTATATCTTGgttcataaaataaaagcatattgcTTTCCATTCCCCAAATTTCTTCTCTTATGGCgttcaacaaattaaaaaagggaACATAAACTCCTTTAACAAAGTAGTTGCATAACAAGTTCATTAAACCAAATCATCTCCAACAGAAAAGAGCCAATAAAAAATCGTGCAAAGATTTCATgagaaaaatttttatatattcaaatcaTTAACCAAATATTAAAGCCATCAATAACCGAATATTAAAGCCATTGTTTTATACTTGAATCACACCTTTACATTTTGTAGTTTACAACCAACGTAAAAACCAACATCAACCCAATATCATTGGCCTCCTACACGACACAAACCCGAGCAAACCCACACCACATTTGTatacaacattttcaaactcCTCTATGGATTCACgttcaacaatatatatttaccaTGTTCATTCAAATCCCACAAAACAGAGCCACATATATATCAAACAAATGGAGGAAAATCTGTTTCAGGTTTTTTGAAGCATGCAGATATAGATCCATCTCAGAACCAGAACCTGGCCGTGGTGGTGCGGCCGTGGTGGTGCTGACCCACGAAACTGACCACCCACGTCCCTGACCCGAGATGCTGGGCTAAACTGCTGGCCCGCGAATCTGACCCGAGCAGATGGCCCACGAAGCTGACCCGAGCTGATGGCCCACGAAGCTGACCCGAGCAGATGGCCCACGAACCGGACCCAAGCAGATGGCCCACGGATCTGACCCAATCTCAAGTGAAACCAACCTGACCCAAACAACGGTCGGCCTTTGACCCACTCCAACGCAGACCGGACCAGCCCGAGATCAACCCACCCACCGGCAACACCTCTCTGCACCAACGCCGACGTAGTCTTCCTCCTTTCAGTTCTGGGGGGCTCGCGAATGGAAGAAGCGGGAAATCAGGTGCCTTTCGGAAATGCTTTCAATCTGCACCGGTTTTGGTTTTCATtcgtttcctctttttttttttttttttttttttttttttttttttttttaaaatagatgtTGACGTGGCATAACGCCACGTCACCCGACTGCGTGCCGCTTACATTTCCCGTTTGCATATAGAACTACTGTTAAAATTAAGCATGATCACTTACGATCTtattatcactttttttttcctttaatatatttaaaacttttatttatttatttttattttattttacatatttttttgatatctttaatcatttaaaatttttttaaaaataaatagtataagACTGATTAGAATAtagtaaatttattattattttaagagtaTTTCTATAGTTATCGAAACTTTTCTCTTGAATActcatctaatcatttttttatgattttttatttttttatatttttaaatatttttttataaataaaaaattaacaacattattaaaaaaaatttacttaattactatgtaaaaaaaaatcaattcaaaacaCTTCTTAAATTCGAATTCAGGACccaaatcatttttattattttaaaaataataatgctgaattatttatttatttatattttcacgAAAAATTCTTATTCATGGACTTGTGTGTGGCGACAAGGATAGTACTACCCCGCTCTCATAGAACGATAAAAATTagttatttgaattttatttttcttatatttttaatccttttgaatatttaaaaaaattttacaatatcaataaaaaaaatacttacttaattgataagtatttatatatatatatatatattgggacCGAATAGCGATTCGGCAAAGCGGTACCTGTAGCAGAGAGAAGGACATCCGATCAATATTGTTATTCTTTTATCAGGTGGGGAAAATATGGAAAGGATCATGTCACGTGGTGTTGGGGACTCCAATTTTGGATCAGTGTGACAGTACTGCTGTAATCAATGCCAGGCGGCTCTACtcccaaaaaaatagaaataattatgCACATAATTAATGGGCATAGTTTTTCGCAAGATTCTTAATACATTATCAAAATCTTAttgtatttatgttatttttttgaaaaaacatatatatatattataacataaaatataatatcatattatcattacaaatttttattttataacataaaattaatataatataaaatttttgttttaaacatgaatatttgatCGTATATTATTAACATAAACTCTATAGATATTAAggataaacaaattttatagcatgataaattataatatatccaTTTTAATAAATTCATCTCTATGCATTTGATTATATACATTCATATAAAAAGCATATGTAACCCATGAATTGACAGGTtgccaatattttttattaaacaaagaGAAGCTTAGATCATGATCTGCACATACAATGAATCAATTAACCTCGATCATCTCAATTTATATTGTGGCCTGCATGCACAGCGCGGGCGCAGGCATTACTATGATCAGGCTATGCATGAAATTAAGACACGTCGTTAGCTAGCTAGAGTGATCATCATCAGATACATATCAGCTTTGTCGTATTTTACACACCGTGATTGCGTTAGTTGTCCAGTcgtttcaaaaagaaaattaatttttttcatattaattacgcatttatttatttatttaaaataattgtacgactacaaagattatttttaatataggtCCCATGGATCCATTAAAATTATAATCCTTTTTTTGACTTTCCGgattaattattaagtactaATTAATATCTTACACATATTTGTTAAtttgcttaattttcttatgggAGGacgtttaatttatttgttactcATTATCCTTATAAATCAAGAtgcatcatatttatttttatttatttttaattttttaaaattttcttctttttaaactaattgaactattctactcattattcatacataatatatttattaagagaaaaaaataaaatattatgtataatgTGGTCATGTGAAGATGATGATcagtagaatttatttatttattttaatttaattataatgaaGATCATGTAACCAAATCAGGATCACCCAGCATTATTATCTATTGATATGTCGacaatatatagatatttatgTTTTCTGAGCAAGCTTAATTTAATTATTCTGATATAGCAAACAGATTTTTGGCTTAATAACTTCACGTAGTTCGACCAAATTAATATTCTTACtcctaaaaatgaaaaaatttaagattcttattccactatatatataatatatatatatatatatatatataggccatACATGTTTTTTAATTACGTACGTCAAGAGGCAATATCCTCCTTATATTAATCTGCCAGCTTCTAATTTATAactaaaaattttgttaaatgaAAAGTAACCCGGCCTGGAGATAG
This is a stretch of genomic DNA from Carya illinoinensis cultivar Pawnee chromosome 3, C.illinoinensisPawnee_v1, whole genome shotgun sequence. It encodes these proteins:
- the LOC122304829 gene encoding uncharacterized protein LOC122304829, translating into MGEFEEHALDRPEERETEDGSPGEREIDDCTPGTSHVVPSSKGDDMIEEPKSGMEFNSFEDLFRSERSEDQSVRYVTLGCARGGKARVKTSNVANPRPTGKTDCKARINALRVDGKMQLTTVNNSHNHVTSPQKSRFYRCNREVSETVKRVLDTNDLAGIRLNKSYGSLVVGAGGFENLPFLEKDCRNYIDKARHLRLGADFAYGIY